From a single Anabas testudineus chromosome 5, fAnaTes1.2, whole genome shotgun sequence genomic region:
- the cpne1 gene encoding copine-1 isoform X1, with protein sequence MAVVIRLQGLPIVAGTMDIRHFFSGLTIPDGGVHIVGGEHGEAFIVFATDEDARLGMMRTGGSIKGSKVSLLLSSKTEMQNMIELSRRRFEAGAGAVETAPPTAGNASRPGGAAPIPTVQSGSAGRSASHGNQGFSNPSALATAASSSQDPPSNKAAASLASAVPSFANSYSSAPTITTALASLNAGPPPILPLSSMPSMPPMPTLPTIPVPPPVSSLPPVPTVSPMSQGPPVPPMSHLSHMSSLPPFNPSLPPPGGLGSGLPLGTPNPMLFNPLTPLASLGLQAHMKAAAAVATGAGAANPDELFVLLQNLPFSCTEVEIREFFRGLGVDGVRLLRDAQGRPSGRALVKFFSPQDSFEAVKRGGGMMGQRFIEISPASERQWASLSDGTTGHASHNSSKSNNGNDSQDQQHRRGNTGSGGRDQRGRSRSPHRQEFCVYLKGLPYEADKKQIKEFFKNLEIVEDTIYIAYGPNGRATGEGFLEFKTEQDYKSALGAHMQYMGTRFIQVHPISRKGMLEKIDAIRKREAAQGDGKNQDGLKVPRNCAHITNIPYNVSKKDVRAFLEGVGLYEETLKVLTDSHGNGLGQAIFQLRTEEDARKAERLHRQKLNGRDAFVHLVTFDQMKEIERNPPPQNKRGQRNQNQQNQNQNQHQQAQPNPQQPQINPFAGISGEEFNFLRNTMGNLNSAPFVTPFSAPGNGLAGPPPLPPLAAGFGDVNLGVAPPLVAGLPGAPILEPPGFRPGTGGGAPFGQDGLRGLAPFDNANRKGGGGGQNRGGGANNNQGRPGGGAPGGPQVFTPGADGLRNQPAPGGSNNPNSQRGAAGPTIVKLQNMPFTVTVDEIMDFFYGYQVLPGSVCLQFSEKGLPTGEAMVAFQNHEEAAAAVMDLNDRPIGARKVKISLG encoded by the coding sequence ATGGCAGTAGTCATCAGGCTGCAGGGTCTGCCCATAGTAGCCGGCACCATGGACATCAGACACTTCTTCTCTGGCCTCACCATCCCTGACGGGGGAGTGCATATCGTGGGGGGTGAGCATGGAGAGGCCTTCATTGTTTTCGCTACTGATGAGGACGCTCGGCTGGGGATGATGCGTACAGGTGGGTCCATTAAGGGCTCAAAAGTGTCACTGTTGCTTAGTAGCAAGACAGAAATGCAGAACATGATCGAACTCAGCCGTCGCAGGTTTGaggctggtgctggtgctgtgGAGACAGCTCCACCTACAGCAGGAAATGCCAGCCGACCAGGGGGTGCTGCCCCTATACCCACAGTGCAGTCAGGGTCGGCAGGGAGAAGCGCTAGCCATGGAAACCAAGGTTTTAGTAACCCCTCAGCCTTAGCGACAGCGGCAAGCTCCTCTCAGGATCCACCGAGCAACAAGGCAGCAGCTAGTTTGGCCAGCGCGGTGCCCAGCTTTGCCAATAGTTACAGTTCAGCACCCACAATCACCACAGCCTTGGCATCGCTCAACGCAGGCCCTCCACCCATCCTTCCACTTAGCAGTATGCCTTCAATGCCCCCTATGCCCACATTGCCCACAATTCCAGTTCCTCCTCCAGTGTCCTCCCTTCCTCCTGTCCCTACTGTCTCCCCCATGTCACAAGGTCCGCCAGTTCCACCTATGTCCCACCTTTCGCATATGTCTTCCCTGCCTCCCTTcaatccctccctccctcctccaggAGGACTGGGCTCTGGCCTTCCTCTTGGAACCCCCAACCCTATGCTGTTTAATCCTCTCACTCCTCTGGCCTCTCTTGGCCTCCAGGCACATAtgaaggctgctgctgcagtagcCACTGGAGCAGGAGCAGCCAATCCTGATgagttgtttgttcttctacAAAACCTCCCTTTCTCCTGTACAGAGGTGGAGATCAGGGAATTTTTTAGGGGTTTAGGGGTGGATGGGGTTCGTCTGCTGAGGGATGCACAAGGTCGGCCATCTGGCAGGGCTTTGGTCAAATTCTTCTCACCCCAGGACAGCTTTGAAGCAGTGAAGCGGGGAGGTGGCATGATGGGGCAAAGGTTTATTGAGATTTCCCCAGCCTCTGAGCGGCAATGGGCCAGCCTCAGTGACGGTACAACAGGACATGCTTCTCACAATAGCAGTAAATCAAATAACGGCAATGACTCACAGGACCAGCAACACCGTCGTGGTAATACGGGGTCAGGAGGCAGGGATCAGCGAGGAAGGTCACGATCTCCCCATCGGCAGGAATTCTGTGTCTACTTGAAGGGCCTTCCCTATGAGGCAGACAAGAAACAGATTAAGGAATTCTTTAAGAATTTGGAAATTGTGGAGGACACCATCTACATTGCCTATGGGCCCAATGGACGAGCCACAGGAGAGGGCTTCCTAGAGTTCAAAACAGAACAGGACTACAAGTCTGCTCTAGGTGCTCACATGCAGTACATGGGAACCCGTTTCATCCAAGTACACCCAATAAGCCGTAAGGGAATGCTTGAAAAGATTGATGCCATCCGCAAACGTGAAGCAGCACAGGGTGATGGCAAGAATCAAGATGGCTTGAAAGTTCCTAGGAATTGCGCACACATCACGAATATCCCTTACAACGTCTCCAAAAAGGATGTGCGGGCCTTCTTGGAGGGTGTGGGGCTGTATGAGGAAACCTTGAAGGTTCTTACAGACAGCCATGGCAATGGTTTAGGGCAAGCTATCTTTCAACTGCGAACTGAAGAAGATGCCCGAAAAGCTGAAAGACTGCACCGCCAAAAACTAAACGGCCGCGATGCCTTTGTCCACTTGGTGACGTTTGACCAGATGAAGGAAATTGAGAGGAATCCTCCTCCCCAGAACAAGAGGGGTCAACGCAACCAGAACCAGCAGAACCAAAATCAGAACCAGCACCAACAAGCCCAGCCCAATCCTCAGCAACCCCAGATCAACCCATTTGCTGGGATTAGTGGGGAAGAGTTTAACTTTCTCAGAAACACCATGGGGAATCTCAACAGTGCTCCCTTTGTGACTCCATTCTCAGCTCCAGGGAATGGACTGGCTggccctcctcctctccctcctttggCAGCTGGTTTTGGAGATGTGAATCTAGGCGTAGCTCCTCCACTAGTTGCCGGTCTCCCTGGAGCTCCAATCTTGGAGCCACCAGGCTTTCGACCTGGAACTGGAGGAGGAGCTCCGTTCGGCCAGGATGGGCTAAGAGGCTTAGCACCATTTGACAATGCCAACAGaaaaggaggtggaggaggacaaAATCGAGGGGGAGGGGCTAATAACAACCAAGGGCGTCCAGGGGGAGGAGCCCCAGGTGGACCACAAGTGTTTACACCAGGAGCTGATGGGCTCCGTAACCAGCCGGCCCCTGGAGGTTCCAATAATCCCAACAGTCAACGTGGTGCCGCTGGCCCGACAATTGTAAAGCTTCAGAACATGCCGTTTACTGTAACTGTGGACGAAATCATGGACTTCTTCTATGGCTACCAGGTACTACCAGGCTCGGTCTGCCTACAGTTTAGTGAGAAAGGCCTGCCAACAGGTGAGGCCATGGTGGCTTTCCAGAACCAtgaggaggctgctgctgctgttatggACCTTAACGACCGACCTATTGGAGCACGCAAAGTCAAGATAAGCCTGGGTTAA